In Actinopolyspora saharensis, the genomic window ACTTCGGCCCCGAGCACGGCCTGCCCGAGGTCCACAGCGGCAGCAGGGGCTACGGCTATTTCGGAAGGCCACCGGAGAGCTCGCAGGCGACCCTGTACGTGGGTGGCAGCCGGGAGTCCCTGCTTCGCTTCTTCGGCGAGGTGAAGCGGATCGGCACGGCCGGCCCGAACCAGCCGGCGCGGAGCAGAGCGGTCTGGCTCGCCGAGCAGCGCAAACTGCCCTGGTCCGAGATATGGCCGCGGCTGCGCGGCATGGGCATGTGGGAGTGACGACCCACCCGCCGGGGAGCGGCTCCGCCCGCCGTGCCCACCGAGCCCGAACGGGCCCGCCGAACCGGGTTCGACGGGCCCGCGGGGTTCCCGAACTGACACCGCTCCCACCACGAAGCGGACATCATTTAGGTTAGCCTAACCTGGACCAGCGGGCAACCCCGTGCTCCTCCTGGCCAGCACCCCGGCCCCGGCCAGGCTCGCCAGCGCCACGGCGGCACCTCCGATCAGCAGCGGCGCCCTGCCGTTGAACACCTCGGCCAACCACCCGGACAGCAGCCCACCGAGCGGCCTGCCACCCAGGAACAACATCATGTACAGCCCCATGACCCGGCCGCGGACCGCGGGATCGACGGTCAGCTGAACCGTGGAGTTGGCCGCCGTCGTGCACGTCATCACCGCGATTCCCACCGGCACGAGGGCCAGCGCGAAGGTCCGGTAACCAGGCATCAGCGAGGCCACGGACTCCAGCACGCCGAACGCGGCCGCCCCGCCGAACACCAGGCGCAGCCGAGGACGTCCCCCGGCCCGGCGCGCCGCGAGCGAAGCCCCGGTCAACGTGCCCACGGCCAGCGCCGTGATCAGCAGTCCGTACCCGGCGGCGTTCCGGTCGAACACGTTGCGCGCGATCACGGCGAAGGCGTTCTCGAAGTTCATCCCGAACGTGCTCACGCAGAAGACCAGCGACAGGATCAAGATCAGTTCGGGGCGCCCCGAGACGTAGCGCAGCCCGGCCAGCAGCTGGCCGCGCTTCCCGTCCGGGGCAGCGGCGCGGTGCAGCCGCGCGGTGTCCATCAGCAGCAGTCCGAGCACCACGGCGCCCGAGCTCAGGCCGTTGATCAGGAAGACGGGACCGGTGCCGACCGCGGTGATCAGCCCGCCCGCCACGGCGGGGCCGACGATCCGGGCCAGGTTGAACGTCATCGAGTTCAACGCGACCGCGTTGGACAGCTGGGCCGCACCGACCATCTCCACGACGAAGGACTGCCGCACCGGGGCGTCGAAGGCGGAGAAGCAGCCGAGCGCCAGCGCGAGCGCGTACACCTGCCACAACTCGACGAGTCCGCCGACGTCGAGCAGCCCGAGCGCCACTCCGCAGAGCCCCATCCCGCTCTGCACGAGGATCAGCATCCGCCGCTTGTCGAAGCGGTCGGCGATCACGCCCGCGTAGAGCGTGAACAGCATCGTCGGCAGGAACTGCAGGGCCACGGCCACCCCGAGGGCGGCGGGCGACCCACCGGAGAGCTCCAGCACGAGCCAGTCCTGGGCGGCGCGCTGCATCCACGTGCCGGTCAGGGACACGACCTGCCCGGAGGCGTAGTAGCGGTAGTTGCGCTCCCGCAAGGAGCGGAACATCCCTCCACGACCACCGGAGGACGGAGCGTCCGCGGCCGACTCCGCCGCGGACCGCTCGGTCTGCTCGACTCCCCGCCCCGGCGTGTCCGGCGAAGCGGTCAAGAGGGGGCCTTTCCGAAAGCGGTGCGGTCGCTCGTGCTCACCCGCACCGCCCGCGCTCCGCGGGAGGTCCCGCCGAGCGACCACCCGCGCGAACCGAGTCGCCGACCTCTTCGACCTCTCACAGCTGGGCCATCCGGTCGAGAATCCGCGCGGCGTCGGAGAGGGTCGTGCGCTCCTGCTCGGTCAGCTCGGCCAACCGCAGATCCAACCACTGCTCGCGCACGGACACCTCCTGGTCCATGCGCGCCCTGCCGGAGTCGGTGAGTTCGACGATCGCCTGCCTGCCGTCGGTGGGATGTTGGCGCCTGCCGACCAGCCCCAGATCCTCCAGCGCCGCGATCACCCTGGTCATGGAGGGCGGCTGGACGCCCTCCTTCGTGGCCAGTTCCCGGGGTGCCAGCGGACCGTTGCGCCACAGGCAGGCCATCGCCGACATCTGGGACAGCGTGACGTTCGACTCGGTCTGCGTGCGCAACCGGCGGTTCAAGCGCACGATCGCGACGCGCAACCTGGTCGCCAGCGTGCGCTCACGTTCAGCGGTATCGGACACATCGTTAGCTTAGCAAAATATCGGACATTCCGCCGTGCCGCGCGAAGGAGCTCCCCGCCCGCGGGTAGCCTGAGGACGTCCGCGCGGTACTCGCCGGACGACTGCGCCGACGCTACTACCCGCCGGCCCCGCGCCCAAAGCGTCCCCTGAAGGGAGCCACCACCCCGTGGCCGAGGACAGCTCGGAACCGCCGAACGGCACACCGTCGATGCGCCCGGTCCCATCGCTTCCGCGCAGGCTCGCGGAACCGACCCCCGTGGTCCTGACGGGAACGCTGAGCTGGTTGATCGCCGCCCTGGTGTTCGGAGTGCTGGGGTGGACCGACGACGGTGTCAGCGTGCACTTCTGGACCTGCGTGGTCGGCACGGTGCTCGGCCTGCTCGGGTACGGCGTCTTCCGCTGGCAGCGCGCCGCCTCGCGCCGCGGCTCCCGCGGCGCCTGGCGCGGGCTCGCAGGCCTGGACGGTTGACCTCCGCCCTCTCCCCCGCAGTCGCCGGCGTCGGCCCCACGCAGCTCGACCGACCACGGATCTCGTGCCGTACGAGGGGGACGTCTCGCGCGAAACCGTACGAATCCTGGACCGCTACCCGACCTCAGGCCACTCGCAGCCGGGCGCCGACCGGGGTTCCGCCAAGCGACCACCCAAGCAACCGGCACCGCCGCGAGGCCTCCACCCCAAAGCAGGCGCTCTGAGCCTGCGCAGTCGGCACCGCCGCGGGTTCTCAGTCGAGTGCCCGGCGAGGACGGCCCCGACGTTGTGTAGGCCGCTACCCGATGTCGGGGCACCCGCAGCCGGGCGCCGACTGAGGTTCCGCCACGCAACCACCCAAGCAACCGGCACCGCCGATCCTTCCTCACCGAAGGAGGGTGACAGCCGTGGCCTCGGCCAAGAGCCCCGCGAAGGCAAACCGCAGGTCCCAGCGATCGGTCACCCAGGCCAGCGCACGCGCCAGCCCGTCCGGGCTCCGCTCGCTGTAGACCACCCCGTTGCCGTCGACCCACCAGTGGACGTCGTGCTCCCCCTCCGCGGTGCGCACTCGCAGACCGTCCCGCAGCACCACCTGGCCGTAGGGGACCCGCACGCCCAGCAGCTCGCAGGCCGCGGGCACCCTGGCCACGTCACCCCAGCTCTGCGCGACCCCTTGGCCCAGCACCTCTAGCACTCCCTGCTCGGAGGCCAGCGGCAGGTCCAGCAGCTCGGCGAGCGACTCGGCGTCGAACTCCTCGGGAGTGCCCCCGGCTACCAGCAGGGCGGGTTCGAAAACACCGATCAACCACGGCTCGTCCAGCACCACCGCGCGGTCGGCGGTCACCACGGCACCCGTGACGGAGCGGACGGCCTGCGGCGGATCGACCTCGGCCGGGTCGAACCTCTCGCAGGCCACGGCCTCGGCGAGAACGCGGTGCGCGCGCAGCGCCACCCCCGCCCCCACGGTGCGCTGCGCATCGGCCAGGCGGTGCATCAGGTCCTCCGCGTCGCCCCCGTCGGAGACGTCCAGCTCCGTGCGCACCCCGGCGAGCCGCAGCTGCCAGTCCTCCAGCCCCGTGCCCGGAGCCGGGTCGTACAACCCGGCGAGCCACTCGGCTTCCGGGGAGCGCCAGTGCCGGGGAGGACGTCCGCCCAGCCGGGCGTACCTGGACACCCACCACGAGGTGTAGCCGCCGGGGTCGCGCAGCGCCTCCAGGGTCGTCGGCTCGGAGCAGAGCATTTCCAGCGCGGTGGGCCAGCGGTCCCCGGCGACCAGGTCCAGGTCCCGCACCCCGACGAAGCGGGCCGGGGGCCACTCCGCACCACGGGCCCGTTCCGCCTCCTGCCACCACTCGGCGGTGTCGGCCAGCCCCTCGTGCGGCGAGTCGGGTTCCTCCTCGGTCACGACGGCGAAGGAGTCCAGCAGTCCCGCGGAACGCAGCACCCAGCCGGGCCACCGCTCGGCCGTGGCCGCCTCCAGAACCCCCAGCGGCGCCTCGGCTCCCACCGCACCGGAGTCGAGCACGTCCAGCAACGCCGCCCCGGGGACCAGCAGTTCGTCGGCCCTGCGGATCTCCCCGTCCGAGTCCCGCAGCGCGAGCGCACCCAGCCAGTCGCGCCCACCCGCGCTTTCGACCAGCGAGAACACCGCCTCGGCCAGCGGCCCCGGATCGGTGCCGGAGCGCGCGTCCGAAACGCTGTTGTGCACGGCCTCGACCAGGGCGGGCGTGTCCAGCAGCTCGTCCGCACCGGCGTAACGGGATCCCAGGCGCTCCAGCATCGGGTGCGCCGCTTCCGGTTCGGCCACCCGGAGTCCGGTCACGTCCGCTCGGACCAGGGCCGCCGCCGACTCGGCCCCGTCCGATCCTCCCGGCAGCAGCACCTCGCGCACACCGGTCGCGGTGCGTCCGTCCGCCAGCGGCACGGGCAGCGCCGCGAACTCGTCCCGAGCAGCGCGGTCCTGCTGCTCGACGGGCGCCAGCGCGTCGTACAGCCGCCGCCACCACCGCGCCGGGCGTTGCAGCCCGGTGACCGCCCGGACCAGCTCGGCCGCACCCATCCGGGCGACGTCGAGCGAGCGCAACGCGCGCCGGTGCGCCTGCCCCGACAGCTCCGCGATCAACAGCCCGGGCACGACATCGGACAGCAGTTCCACCAGCTCCGGGGAGTGGAAGTCCAGCGCGGTCGCCCGCCGCGGTGTGACGGCCGAGCCGTCGGCCGCGGGCAGCCACTCGACTTCCCCGAGCTCTTCGAGGATCGTCTCCCGCAGTCGTTCGTCGGTGTCGGACAGCGGGAGTTCGGGAGCGGGCACCAGCGAGATCCGGTCGGCGGGGGCAACGGCCGTGACCAGCTCGGAGTAGGCACGCGCGGCCCGGTCCAGCACGAGCCCCGTGGCGGGCGAGGACGAGGCCCTCCTCCGGTCCGGTTCCAGCGGGACCCCCGCGAGCAGCCGGGCGGGCAGGGACAACCGCTCCTCGGTCGGCGTGGGGGCGTGCAGCACGTCGCGGCTCAGCGGCGCGACGTTCCCGTCCGCGTCCAGCTCGACCGCCCAGCACACCCACCACCCGTCGCGGGCGCGCTGCTCCACGCCGAGCCCGGTCAGCGTCGACTCCGGCCACTCCCCGGAGTCCCACCGGAGCAGCCAGGTGCGCTCCCCCTCGGGCGAGCGCACCGCCACTCTCCCCGAGTCGAGCTCCGCCCTCGAGTACGAGCGCCGGCCGACGCGGATCTCCTCCAGGGCGGGAAGCGCCAGCAGCAGGTCGGCGGCCTGCTCGGCCATGGCGTCCAACAGCTCTTCACCGCCGACCTCGGGCAGCAGCGGCAACCGCACTTCGGTGTCGAAGCCCTCGGGCGGTGCTTCCTCCACCGGCCAGAGCAGCCGGAGCACGGGCACCTCGCCCGTGCGCGCGAGGAGTTCCCGCGCCGCCGCCGAAGTCCCCCCGTCGGAAGAGGTCAGCTCCTCGATCTCCTCCCTGGTCTCCGCTGCGGAGAAGGCCACGGACCCGGTCGTGGAGACCAACCGCGGGGCATCGGTCACCGCGAGGACCGCGGCGAATCCCACCCCGAACCTGCCCACGGAGTTCTCGGTTCGCTTGGGGGAGGCGCGCAGCGCGGCCAGCCCGGCCACACCACCCCGGTCCAGGGGAACTCCCGTGTTGGCCGCCCGCAGCTCCCCGTCCCGCAGGGTCACCACCAGCCGCCCGGTGGTGCCCGCTGCCGTGGCCGCGTCGGCGGCGTTCTGGGCGAGTTCGACCAGCAGGCGGTTCCGATATCCCCCCAGCCGCAGGTCCTCCTCCGCGTTCGCGTCCTCCCTGAAACGGGTGGGTGAATCGCGCCACGAGTCGAGCACAGCCGCGCGCAGCTCGGCCGTGCCGAACGGGTCCGCACTCGAACGAGCGCACTCGCGGAGTTCACCGGACTTCGCGCCCGCGGTCCGTTCCTCGGATGAATCGCT contains:
- a CDS encoding DUF2530 domain-containing protein, whose translation is MAEDSSEPPNGTPSMRPVPSLPRRLAEPTPVVLTGTLSWLIAALVFGVLGWTDDGVSVHFWTCVVGTVLGLLGYGVFRWQRAASRRGSRGAWRGLAGLDG
- a CDS encoding sacsin N-terminal ATP-binding-like domain-containing protein, which codes for MLDSWRDSPTRFREDANAEEDLRLGGYRNRLLVELAQNAADAATAAGTTGRLVVTLRDGELRAANTGVPLDRGGVAGLAALRASPKRTENSVGRFGVGFAAVLAVTDAPRLVSTTGSVAFSAAETREEIEELTSSDGGTSAAARELLARTGEVPVLRLLWPVEEAPPEGFDTEVRLPLLPEVGGEELLDAMAEQAADLLLALPALEEIRVGRRSYSRAELDSGRVAVRSPEGERTWLLRWDSGEWPESTLTGLGVEQRARDGWWVCWAVELDADGNVAPLSRDVLHAPTPTEERLSLPARLLAGVPLEPDRRRASSSPATGLVLDRAARAYSELVTAVAPADRISLVPAPELPLSDTDERLRETILEELGEVEWLPAADGSAVTPRRATALDFHSPELVELLSDVVPGLLIAELSGQAHRRALRSLDVARMGAAELVRAVTGLQRPARWWRRLYDALAPVEQQDRAARDEFAALPVPLADGRTATGVREVLLPGGSDGAESAAALVRADVTGLRVAEPEAAHPMLERLGSRYAGADELLDTPALVEAVHNSVSDARSGTDPGPLAEAVFSLVESAGGRDWLGALALRDSDGEIRRADELLVPGAALLDVLDSGAVGAEAPLGVLEAATAERWPGWVLRSAGLLDSFAVVTEEEPDSPHEGLADTAEWWQEAERARGAEWPPARFVGVRDLDLVAGDRWPTALEMLCSEPTTLEALRDPGGYTSWWVSRYARLGGRPPRHWRSPEAEWLAGLYDPAPGTGLEDWQLRLAGVRTELDVSDGGDAEDLMHRLADAQRTVGAGVALRAHRVLAEAVACERFDPAEVDPPQAVRSVTGAVVTADRAVVLDEPWLIGVFEPALLVAGGTPEEFDAESLAELLDLPLASEQGVLEVLGQGVAQSWGDVARVPAACELLGVRVPYGQVVLRDGLRVRTAEGEHDVHWWVDGNGVVYSERSPDGLARALAWVTDRWDLRFAFAGLLAEATAVTLLR
- a CDS encoding MFS transporter; the encoded protein is MFRSLRERNYRYYASGQVVSLTGTWMQRAAQDWLVLELSGGSPAALGVAVALQFLPTMLFTLYAGVIADRFDKRRMLILVQSGMGLCGVALGLLDVGGLVELWQVYALALALGCFSAFDAPVRQSFVVEMVGAAQLSNAVALNSMTFNLARIVGPAVAGGLITAVGTGPVFLINGLSSGAVVLGLLLMDTARLHRAAAPDGKRGQLLAGLRYVSGRPELILILSLVFCVSTFGMNFENAFAVIARNVFDRNAAGYGLLITALAVGTLTGASLAARRAGGRPRLRLVFGGAAAFGVLESVASLMPGYRTFALALVPVGIAVMTCTTAANSTVQLTVDPAVRGRVMGLYMMLFLGGRPLGGLLSGWLAEVFNGRAPLLIGGAAVALASLAGAGVLARRSTGLPAGPG
- a CDS encoding MarR family transcriptional regulator, producing the protein MSDTAERERTLATRLRVAIVRLNRRLRTQTESNVTLSQMSAMACLWRNGPLAPRELATKEGVQPPSMTRVIAALEDLGLVGRRQHPTDGRQAIVELTDSGRARMDQEVSVREQWLDLRLAELTEQERTTLSDAARILDRMAQL